From Halorussus salinus:
CTCAATTGGTTCGAAGTCGGACGGACTTGGGAGGTAAGTGAGTACTTTCCCTGAGAGGGTTTGTTGCTTCATGATCTACTTCGTGGAAGCCACTCAGCGCTTGATACGCATTTGTCTTAATAGTTGTGAAGATGATAGTTCTAGTGTATCTTACAACCCCAGTATCTAGCCAGAAGGGTTCCTCACCTTGAACTACTTCTAAAAATAAGGAACTGTTTGCCTCTGCTCCCCACAGAACAGAGGAAGTCTTCAAATTCAACTAACCCTGTCCACCATTCCGGATAATTTCCTCTGAGGCAAACAACGAAGCCAACCAAACAATTATCCATAGGTTCACCGATTCACAGAACTATGAGGGGGAAGGGAAGAACTTCAATAAGCAGATTTTCCGCACTCTGTATAATACTGCTTTTATGCAGCTCAGCCACAGCATGGACCGGACCTGTAGAACTAGCTTCTGAAAAACAATCAGTATCCACTCGATCGTATCTGCATGCGAGTTCACAAGAAGATTACTCAAGCACATTGATACTCTTCTATGAAAACCTTCGCGACGAGGGCGTACCGGTTGAATACGTTTGTGCTGAACAAGTGTCCGAAGACACTGTCTACCTCCACATTCGGATGAAAGGTACTGATCAAATCACACGGTTCTACGATGCTGAGGTTGCCGCATTGGTTTATGCGTATGGTGAGCAGGAGTATGATTATAATTTCCGGGTGATGGAGAGAGTAGTGATGGAATGGCCAGAAGATGGCCGTTGGGAAACGCGGAGAATGTATATAGAGAAGGATTGGATACAAAAATACATAAATAAAGAAATAACTAGGGGAGTACTTGTCAATTCTATTTTGACCACCGACGATAGCTACGCCCAACCATATCAGCCTAGCGAAAAAACCGAATGTTACCCAAACGATGCAGGCGAACTAGAATCTGAAACCGTCAGATCCTCCAAATCTGAAGAAACACGGCAAGCGCCACCATGGAAAAGAATCGGAGGAAACCAAACCCAGATTTACAACGCCAACATCACCTCGCCCACGGGAGTCGTCGGATCACTGCTTAACGCAACTCTGCCTATCAAAAAATATCGAACCGTCGGAGATGACCTACAAATTATACTCCCTAACACAAACCAAACAGAAGCCCGAAATCATGCAAGACAGGCCGCCTTAGTATTCGCTAACGCTCGAAAACAAGGATACAACGCGACAGACCGACTGTTCATCTGGTTCCCACCGGAAAAATCAGGCCCCACAGAATTCATGTACATACGAACCAAGTGGGTGGACAAATACCTGAACGGAACGTGGACGAAAAAAGAATACATCCAGAAAGTCTGGAACACACAAGAGGCCTAAGAATCTGCACCACATTTATATAATGTGGGTTTATTTTATTGTTTTGTATGAGTCTTCCTCCAGACTCCTCGTTGTCCGCCGAAAAACTTCGAAGCATCCTCCTTGAGGCCGCCCCATCTCTCCCGCCGCTTGGCGATTGCGCCACCTCAATTACCGCTGGAAATACGCCCATCTCTCCTGGTGACGTCATTCAAGATTGTTGGGGACAATCGCCGAAAGTCTCTGATTTCCGCATCATCATCGAGTGCGACCCTCGCAATGACCGATTCATCTGTTATCATCCATTCAGCGGCGAGTATACCGTCGTCTGGCGTGAACACCTTGATCAGGACCTCCGAGAAGAGGAGCGAGTCCATCACGAAAATATACTCTAACCCGTTGACATCCTCCCCACCCTGAAGGGCGAGGCTTTCGCCTCGAATTTTCTGTAAACAGCATGGGTCGAACAACTACGAGACCAAACGGCGGCGAGTCGCGGAGTGTTACTCTGATTCCCGACGCAAGCACCGTGACTTCCTGCACAAGCTCTCTGCGTACTACGCTCGGGAGTACGACCTTGTGGCGGATGTTCCTCTCGTTGCTCGAATACAAGTGCGAACGAGCGGGAACGCACTTCGTGGCGGTCGAACCAGCAGGGACCACGAAGAAGTGTGCGGCGTGCGGTATCTTGGCGGACAAGCCGGTGTGAGTCCGCGAACATTCCTGCCCGTCGTGCGGATCCACCGCCGACTGAGACTGGAACGCGGCGTGGAACATTCTTTCTCGCGGTGCGAAGCAAGTAGGAGAGGGACGCTCCGAATCACCGCCTGTGGAGACTACGCTCCCTACAGGAACCACCACGGTTCCTGCAAAGCGCGTCGTGGAAGCAGGAAGCCCCACTCTCAAGCGCGAGGGCGTCAGCCCAAGCAGTAGAGTGGGTAGTTCACTCGGATGAATGTTCGGGTTGTGATCACTAACGTCTCTACGACGATGAAATGGTGTTTGGCCTTGTGCTAGGGTGGAGTTTCGCGATGTAGGTGATGGCAAGCGCAAGCGACAGGGTGTTTACAATTCCTAGGACAGTTGCTGGGATTGAGACAGATAGGAGGGGGGTGCTCACGATACTTCCAATCAGGACGATTCGATAGGGGAGTGGTAGGAGTTGACATCCTCCCCGCCCTGAAGGGCGAGGATTCCTCACGTGGGAGTCTCAGTCGTCCGAGTCTCCGTGAGCGATATTCCCGCTCGATGCGGTACTCTGGTCTGTGTACGCCTCGTTGGCCGTTGTCTCCACCGCGATGGAGGGCGGGCTATGGTCTTCCCGCCACCTGTGATTGTTCCACTTGAGGTACACGGGCCGTGCCATCGACCCAACCGCGTTGTTCTGCTGTCTCAGGAACGATTCACTCGCCACCAAGTCAGCGTGCCCCTCGAACCCGCACGGACACGTCAACGACTCCTCGTGACGAACTGTCTCCTCTCTCTCCCCGCACTTCGGACACGTCCGACTCGTCCACGCCTCGGACTCTTGCTCAACCTCAATACCGTACTCCTCGCAGACGCTTTCGAGGCGGTCGATGAACCGCCGGTACGCCCAGAAATTGTGCGTCTTCTCGTTCACACGCGCTTTCCAGTGCGTCGAAAGCACGTCTTTGATGTCGCCCACGTACAGCGTCAAGACACCCTCTTCATACAACCGTTCCACGAGGTCGCGGACGAGGCCGTCTTGGGCGTGGTCGCGCCGATTCGTGCGTTTCCGGTACAGACGCTCGATGCGCTTGCTGGACTTGCGCTGATCGTCGAGGAGTGACTGGTAGTGCGCGATTCGCTCCGTGGTTTCGCGGAACTCGTCGAACAGGTCTCGTCCGTCGTAGAGGAGTTGCTGGCCGGTCGTCGTCGTGCAGGCGACGAGGTTGTTCGCGCCAACGTCCAGAGCGGCCTTGTGAGAGGCCAGTGGTGAGTCCAGTCGAGAATCAGGTACGGTGACTGGTTGGAATGCCCTGAACGCGTCTGCGGTTTCGTCGTACACGAGTTCGAGTCGGCCCTGCTCGCCGCTCCACTTCGGGTCGCCAGCGACTTCGAGGCGAAGACGTTCCCTGTATCCGAATCCGTACTCGTCTTTCAGGTCGGAGCCAATCGGGACTTCGAGTCGGGAACGTTCGCCGTACTCGAGGGTGTACTGGTCGTTGCGAACGTAGGTGCGTAGCACTCGTCCGTCGTCTTCGTTGCCCCAGTACCCCGGTGGTGACGGTCGATCATCGAGGGTTCCGGCGTGGTATTTCTCGTTGAGCGAGAGAAATGACCGCCACGCTTCCGAGTTTTTGCGGATGATTTGCTGGGCGACACTGCTGCTGAGGATGCCCTTGTATTTGCCTTCGAGACTGCCGGTGTCGGCGTCCCAGACGCTTTCGTCGTCTTCGAGGAAGGCTTGGCGGCGAGCGTAGTTTGCCTCGTTCCAGAGACTCGCAGAAGCGTCCAACCAGCGAACGAACACCTCGCGCTCTTTCTCGGAGCGAGGGCGAACGTTGAACTGGTTGGTTCGCTTCATCACCGCATCATTCGGAGTGATGGTTTGTAAAAGTATGCGTTGGCGTGGGAGACTCGACCTTGCCACCGTCGGTTGATTGTGGATGGTTTGTCGGATTCATCCCCGCCCTAAAGGGCGGGGCTTTCTCCTCGATTCTCCGTAATAACGTTCTAGTAGCGTCTGAGTGTGCATACTGGCCTTTTAAGGCGTCGGAAAATAAAATTTTGCACGACTGCATCTTACAATCCAGACTGGCCTTCTAGGTCAACTTCTACAGGTGGAGCAGGCCGAGTGCCTTGGGGCGTGACCCCGAGCCGGTTGACAAATAGCGATTACGGGGTTGTGGCCATGATTCATATGTCTGCCACTCGTGTTTTTTCAGTGTAATGAATGAGGAAGGTGATCACCAGTCACTAATTGACCTGTTTGATCTCCTTAATACGCGCTCGGAGTATCTGTCTCGGCTTGACACTGAGGCGTGCGAAAAAAGGGAGCTTGTCGATGACCTCTCGGTGTCACGTTCGACTGTTGATCGTGTCCTTCGGGAGCTTATCACCGCCGGATTAGTCCAACAATCGAACGGCCAGTATCAACTCACGTTTTATGGGCGAACAGCACTTGCAGTATATAACTCCGTTCTCGCCATGCTTGAGGATGTCCAGCGGGCACAGCCACTACTTGTCCATTTGCCGCCGGACATCTCCTTTGATGTAGGCCTCCTCCTCAATGGTGAAGTGCTAGTCGCCGAAGAACCGGCGCTCCATCTCCCTGCCGCTCGTGTCCGGGAGTTAGTTCAACAGGCAACCGAAATCAAAGCACTTGCATATGCCCATACCTCGCCGGAAGCAGCGAGGGTGTTTCTCAAGCAAATTCGTGCAGATAACCTTAAAGGAGAAATTGTTTTCCGAAAACCGATGTATACTCATCTCCGGGATAGCCATCCTCAACTCCACACACTTCTCTCCGAATCTCCATCGTTTGCTGTCTCCGTCATTGAAGAGCTACCGTTTGGCCTGTTCCTGTTACGGACGCCAGATGAGTGGCAGGTCTGTCTCCTTGTCTATGGTCCAGAGCAAAATCTCCGGGGACTCATTGTAAATGATGAACCGCGGGCTGTTGCTTGGGCGCGCCAGTTGTTTGACCAGTACCAAACAGATGCGACTCCGCTAGCTGATTTTTAGTGGTATCCTCGCCTGCTCTAATGGGCGAGATTTCCTGTTTGTAGTAGGATGAGTTCTGCTATTCGCTAGTCGTAGTCTGGAGGCGGCGGATATTGCTATGGGAGGTAGTGCACTAGCTATCTTTCTATGAGGAGAGAATCCCGCCGTTTACGCCGGGAAGGATGTCACTTGCGGTGAGCTTGGTTAACTGTGTGTTGATAGTTGAGTGGTTGTTTCCTGAATGCGCTTGTTAATCTCCTCAAGGGTCCGATCTTGTAATTCGCGCGTTGCTAGTCGTCCTTGGACGAGATCGAGGAGATTGAGTTCTCGTAGGAGGTCGCGGGCTTGTGTGCGGTCAAGGCCAAGCTCGTCTTGTACTTCGTATAATGTTTTTGCATTTCGGACCGCTGTTTGAATGTCATCTAGACTTAGATGTTTTGGAATTTCAACCTGCTGTTTAATAGCTTCTTCGTCAATCTCTATCTTTTCTTCGTTCGGGGACTGGGCGTCTTCAGCCTCGAGGAATGGCGTTTGCAGTTCAGACTGTTCCTGTGGTGATTCGGTCTGGCCCTGTTCGTCACTTCCCTGCTCTTGCTGTATCTGTTCGTCTGATTGGCTCTCGTCGTTTATTGACGGTGTCTGGCCGTCGCGTGACACCGCCTCTTCCATATCTGTGTCTATGGAGTTCTCCGTCTCTGGCTGTACGTCCTGGTGATTCTTGAGTGGAGATCCCTGTTTCTCAGTATTCGAGTTGTCTGTCTCAGAGATTGTTTTCCCCGGTTTCTTTTCTGCATCTTGAGCAATTCTTCCCTGTTCTGCTGCCGAGGAGGGTTTGTGAATATCATGCTTGATCATATAGCGCCGGACGGTCTGCCACGTCACCTCTACATTGAGCGCATCCGTCATTTCCTTGAACGTATCGTGAACCTCGTAGACCTCCCGAAGTCGATCAGGGTCTCGATATGCCGGAAGAGAAGATTCGTGGTCCGTCTTGGCTTCACGCCCCTTAGCAACATCCCCATTCGTATCTTTTTCGCGCGGGCGTGGACGGGTATTTTCATCGGGTGACGTTTCTTCTTCGGAGGATGTTTCGGTAGTGTTCTGCGTGAGGGCAGTAAGCAGAAGTGTAACATCCAGATCCCCTTTGTCAGTAAGCGACACCGCTGATGGCTTAATTTCTATCTCTGGGTCAATTCTACTCGCATCAAACAGCGGAATTTCGAAGTTAACTTTGACAGAAACCTTCGACGTCGTTTGGACATCTTCTTCTACAGGCGTTACAGCAGTCAACGTGTACCCTTTTTCCGTCGTTTGAAACACCTCTAATACGTCTGCGAGACCGTGAAATGCATCTCCAATCTCCGTCATTTTTCCCTCCCCCACAGGGCTGTTCTGTACAGTTGCAGACACTCCCATATAAAGGAGTACGTCAGTTTGCCACTTGCGAGAGTCTATCGCTTCTTCCATGAACCATTTCTGCGCTCAATGGATTCCTTGGCGATTCGCCGACCCCTGTATCGGTAACAGACCGTTTCTAACGAGTATTCCACGTTTCTTCTATAAAGACTACTGGCCACCTGAAAAACCACCGGTCACCTACGGAGGAATCAAATAGCGGAAACCGTTAGAAGACGTCAAAGTATCTACAGGCGGTTGAGGCAAAGTACCGCGGGTCGGGTGACCCGTGGTATTTCACTGCAAGCGGACGTCAGCTTTTCTGCAGAGGTGGTGATTCGTCAGAGTTGTTGTCGTTCGGGATACGGGGGTCACGCTTTGTGGGGAGATTGTCTGGGTCGAGGTGAAGGAGGGTTTCCGCGGGTCGTGATCCGGTATTTGATGCTGGCTCGTGGATGCCGTATTTAATCATGTAGCGACGGACAGTTTGGGCGGAGACTTCGACGTCCAACGCATCCGTCATTTCCTTGAACGTTTCGTGTTCATCATACACGGCCTGTAGGCGATCTGGATCCTGATATGGTGGTAAATCGGTCGTCTCTGTTTCTGCAGTGACTTTCTCCGTGTCAGAATTTCCCGTATCCTCCTCCAAATCATCAGGTTGATTCCCGTTCTGGCAGCTTACAGCCTGCAAATCTTGCTTTTCAGTACTCTCCGCCGGATGTTCGTCGTCCCCGTCGACTATCGCAGTCTTTTCACTTCCGGCCGCAGATTCGCCTTCCATTTCGGTCTGAACAGCGGTTTCAGTCCTAGTAGAGTTTTCCTGCGGGACAGAAGCTTCCATCTCAACGTGAAGGCACCCATCCGACTGGATTTCGACCGCTGTCGGGGTGAGGTCGGCCTTGTCGAACTCTTCGTCGACGAATGGTACTTTCACGCCCATCTCAACGGAGATGGACTCCGTGTTAAGAAGATTCTCTTTAGCCGGGGTTGCAGTCGTCACAGCAAGATTTGTATTTCTCGTTTCAACTGCTTCGAGGAGGTCGGCAATATCGCGAAAGACTTGGCTGACGTCCTTTCCACCGGTTTTCATGTACTCACTCGGCAACGTCAACTTTGATAGGTGCAACTACTGAGGGCTTCCTCAAAGCTTGCCTTTTCACATAAATATGTATCGCTAATATCTCGTTCATTAGTGGCTGCCAGCACTCTATGCCTGAAGTCGTGGGCAGCCACTTACGTTGGGGTTTCCGCCTTACAAAACTAATACTCGCAAATCAGGTAGATGGTTTTGCTCTCGTCAAAAGTGTCTCTCAGCGTTCCCAAATCGGTGGTTTGGTATAGGGGCTTCCCAAAGGAGTCGCGTATGGCAACCCAGCGACGCATCCAGTTCATTTACGGCCAGGCTGCGTGGCTGCTTACTGCGTTCTTCGCGCTGCTTCTGTTAGATGCATTCTCATTCGAGCTGCTTTTCGTCGTGTCCTTTATCGGCTTTCTCGCGATTACCCAACTCACGGCACAGTTCACTATCACGTCGGCCTGGCGCCGCCGCCTCAAATGGCCTATCCTTGTTGGTCTCCTCATCTTCATCGCAATCGTCATCCGGCGGATCCTCGCCATCCTCCCACCGGGGGTGCTCTAACGATGCGCGCACTATCGGAGTACTCATACCCAACCCTCTTCGTCGTCGCATTCGGCCTCATCGTCGGAGTGGGACTCCTCGTCACCGCCAGCACCTCAACTGCGTCGTTCGGAGCGTTCAATACGGCCTGGGATGGGACCGCGGACTTCCGTGGACTCGCTGACACAACCGGGACAGAAAGCCAGCTCGTTCAAAACACCTCCGAGTACACAACCCGACCTGCTGGAGAGACACTCGCAGTCATCCTCGCCCCAGACCAGCCCTATCAGCGCCAAGAAACACAGCACATACGCCAGTTCGTCCGGCAAGGAGGAACACTCGTCGTAGCCGACGAACGTGCAACACCCACAAACGAATTATTAGCCGCCGTCGGTGCAGATGCACGCATTGATGGGACACCGCTTCGCGATGGCCGCTATCATTACCAGTCACCTGCAGCACCACAAATTCGGAATCTCTCAGACCATCCCCTGACGGCCAATGTGAGTACGCTCACGCTCAACCACGGATCTGCGGTCACGCCCAATACGGCAACGACGGTAGCTACCACCTCCGGCTACGCTTATCGCGACATCAACCAGAACCAACAACTTGACCAAGCTGAATCTGTCAGTCAGTACCCCGTTATCACAACCGAACAAGTCGGCGACGGACAAGTAGTGGTCATTGGTGATGCTAGCCTCTTCATCAACACCATGCTGGAGCAGGGAGGGAATCGTCAGTTCGCACGCAACCTCCTTGCGACCCATCAGCAAGTTCTCTTCGATTATTCGCACACAGCGGCGCTACCACCCATTATGAAGATGGTGCTGTTCCTCCGTCAAACTCCGATTAGCCAGTTCCTCATCGGCGGCCTGGGCATCCTCGTATTTACGTTCCTGCGGACACATTCGAGATTACTCGCGGTTGTTAATCAGCGTCTTCGCAACCGCCATCCCAGCCTTGCCTCTCCTCACTCAACACGGATCAACGACGCCGACCGGGGGACTACAGACACATCCTCGCCTGTTGCGGATACAGCCCTTGTTACGCATCTTCGCACCCACTATCCGGACTGGGATGACGAACGCCTTCATCGAATTGTCGCTGCCCGCCGCCAACCACCTACGGACGCCAGTGCGTCAACTGTCCCTCCCGAAGCAGACGATAGCAATGCAAATTCAGCTCTCGATACGAACACGTAGTGAGAGAAAGCCCATTCTTCCGGAGTGAGAGGCTGATGAGTAGCTTCTGTACACTACTGGTATCACGTCAATACATATCCCCGTACTTTATCCTTCTTGGGATAAATGGTCTCTCCCAATGACGACGATGGACCCCGAGGCGATGTATGCGGCGCTCCAAGACGAAATTGGGACGGTCTTACTCGGGAATGAAGATATCATCGAAAGCCTGACGGTTGCACTTCTGACTGAAGGCCATGTGTTACTTGAAGGCGTCCCTGGGACCGCTAAAACTACTATTGCGAATCTATTCGCCACTGCGACAAACCTCAATTCAACGCGAATCCAGATGACGCCCGACCTGTTGCCGTCTGACATTACTGGCACACACGTCTATCAAGAGCAAACCGGTGAATTCAACCTCCAACGTGGCCCGATCTTCACGAATCTCGCAGTCGCAGACGAGATTAACCGCGCGACGCCCAAGACTCAGAGTGCACTCCTCGAAGCCATGCAGGAGGGCAACGTCACCATTGAGGGGGAAACGCTGTCACTTCCTGAAATCTTCATGGTGATCGCCACCCAAAACCCGATTGAGATGGAGGGCACCCACGCGTTGCCGGAAGCCCAACGCGACCGTTTCTCGCTGAAACTAACCGTCGACCTTCCAGATGACGAGACAGAACGCAACTTGATGGACCATTTCGATGGCCAACCAAATCTCGGTCCAAGCGATATCTCCGCAGTACTCACACCAGACGACATTCTAGACGCCCGTGACACCGTGACAAACGTCCACCTCGATGGCTCGGTGAAAGATTACATCCAGGAACTTGTTTCGGCAACTCGAGCCCACCCGACGATTGCACACGGCTGTTCCCCGCGCGCGACGTTGATGTTCATGCAGACCGTCAAGGCGCGAGCCGCCATTCACGGCCGCTCGTTTGTCACTCCAGACGACGTTAAGGCCCTGGCAACGCCGGTTCTGACTCACCGACTCGTCCTCGATACAGAAGCAGAACTAAGTGACTACACACCATCGGAGATCGTCGACGATATTCTGGACACGGTGCCTGTGCCAAGCACAGATACCGATTTGACGCCACCGGCACAACCAGTTTCAAGCGATGGCGGTTCCCCATCCAACCCTGACGACGAAACTGAGTAATACTCTTATTTAGGAGTTGGAACGTTCCGGTCGAAGAAACACTGCCAGCGGTCTTGTGGGGACCCTTATATTCTTATAGAAAGATTACGAATTTAAATAGTTAAGGGCATGAATGTCTCACGCTCATTGTTTACCTGACCTCGGTCTGATAGAAGGCCATGCTGAATACGGGCGGTATGCTGCAAGCCAAGGGCTATGTTCGATAGCGACGAATAAATAGAACATGTCAATGGCAATCGCTCATTTCGCGTTCGGAGCGGCGATGACGACGCTTCTCATTACGTTTCTCGTTCCGGCTGTCCGATATCCCCGAACGCTCCTGTTAGTCGGCGGTGGATGGGCGATGCTCCCCGACCTCCATTGGGTAAGCCCCATCTTCAACCAACAGCTTCGCACCCTCCACCAAACCTCAGTATGGATGGATCTCTTCTGGTTCCATCGGACACTAGACCAGGCCGATCCAAGTGACTCAAAGACAATAGCTGGAGGATTCCTCGCATTTCTCATTCTCACGACTGCAATCGCGGAACGACGGAGCTATCGCACCCCCAAAGTAGTCAAGTCCACCTACGATTCCTTTCCAAATGACGAATCGACGAAGTGACCCCGCCGATTGTATCTACTAAGTGTATTCTTTGTACTCAGCTACCCCATTCTATACAGAGACACCATCGATGTTTTCCTTAACAGACTGAAACGCCAGCAGCAACCAAGCCATCACCACGGCCGGTTCCTCGCACCATCATATTTCAGGAGTCTTCGCCTGCACTAGCCTCTGATTCAGAGGGCTGTTCGATTGCGCTCGAATCCCACGTACACGTCACTACGGCGTCAAACTCTGCCTCATCGGCTGTGACAGCGGCAAGCTCAACCGGCGTTTGAAGGCCAACAGCGAGACTCGTTGCAACGAACGATGGGACTGGATGGTCAACCCGCGTTACGGCCCCGAACGTACTCCCCTGGACACCTACTGTGACACGACCATCGTCGGCTTCAAGATCAACCACTGCCGTCTCGACAAGTTCAAACCCGGCCTCCAGAGCCTCCGTCAGTTGTTCCGTCAATTCACGCGGTGTCGAAGCTAACTCCTCGACCATTGACTGTCGAAACTCTTGAACAAGCGCGCTCCCAGTTGGTGGGAGTGAGACACCGCGTGTCTGCTCGTCCGTCTCGACAATAAAGACGGATGTCAACGCGTCTGGATCCGGCACGGTATAGTTCTGATGAAGCGGCACGAACAGCCGGGCCGCTATCCGCGTCGCCTCCGTCTCCGGTGGCGTTGGCACATATATCTGGGTGTCCTGTAACCCAAGGTCTGCGCTGATTTCCTGTTCAAGGCGAGCTAATGTGGCGTACGACCGCTCCCCGACAGACGCACTTGCTTCTTGCTGTGGCGTTACGTAGTAAATGAGAATCGCCATGACGAAGCCAATGCCAGCAAGCCCGAGCAACGTCTGGCGGCCCGCCGGAAACATAAGCCCGCCGAGACCAGCGACGCCACTAAACAGACAGAGCGCAAGAGCCGCCCGCCGAAACCGTGATTGACGGGCGCGGACGTAATCTGTCCGCAACCGCCGATTCTCCTCCTGCAGCACCTCCATCTGCGCCAACACCGCCTCAATATCAACCGACTGGCTGGACTGCCCGGAGGTTTCCTCACGTTCTGGTTCCGCCTCGGCGGTTGGGTCTAAGCGAAACTCGTATTCCCGATCTGTCTGTGACGTCGTTGATTGGTCGGTCTCGTCCCTCGTATCCTCACCATCTACGGTCATAGTTGAATCGG
This genomic window contains:
- a CDS encoding DUF4350 domain-containing protein is translated as MRALSEYSYPTLFVVAFGLIVGVGLLVTASTSTASFGAFNTAWDGTADFRGLADTTGTESQLVQNTSEYTTRPAGETLAVILAPDQPYQRQETQHIRQFVRQGGTLVVADERATPTNELLAAVGADARIDGTPLRDGRYHYQSPAAPQIRNLSDHPLTANVSTLTLNHGSAVTPNTATTVATTSGYAYRDINQNQQLDQAESVSQYPVITTEQVGDGQVVVIGDASLFINTMLEQGGNRQFARNLLATHQQVLFDYSHTAALPPIMKMVLFLRQTPISQFLIGGLGILVFTFLRTHSRLLAVVNQRLRNRHPSLASPHSTRINDADRGTTDTSSPVADTALVTHLRTHYPDWDDERLHRIVAARRQPPTDASASTVPPEADDSNANSALDTNT
- a CDS encoding helix-turn-helix transcriptional regulator, whose protein sequence is MNEEGDHQSLIDLFDLLNTRSEYLSRLDTEACEKRELVDDLSVSRSTVDRVLRELITAGLVQQSNGQYQLTFYGRTALAVYNSVLAMLEDVQRAQPLLVHLPPDISFDVGLLLNGEVLVAEEPALHLPAARVRELVQQATEIKALAYAHTSPEAARVFLKQIRADNLKGEIVFRKPMYTHLRDSHPQLHTLLSESPSFAVSVIEELPFGLFLLRTPDEWQVCLLVYGPEQNLRGLIVNDEPRAVAWARQLFDQYQTDATPLADF
- a CDS encoding AAA family ATPase; protein product: MDPEAMYAALQDEIGTVLLGNEDIIESLTVALLTEGHVLLEGVPGTAKTTIANLFATATNLNSTRIQMTPDLLPSDITGTHVYQEQTGEFNLQRGPIFTNLAVADEINRATPKTQSALLEAMQEGNVTIEGETLSLPEIFMVIATQNPIEMEGTHALPEAQRDRFSLKLTVDLPDDETERNLMDHFDGQPNLGPSDISAVLTPDDILDARDTVTNVHLDGSVKDYIQELVSATRAHPTIAHGCSPRATLMFMQTVKARAAIHGRSFVTPDDVKALATPVLTHRLVLDTEAELSDYTPSEIVDDILDTVPVPSTDTDLTPPAQPVSSDGGSPSNPDDETE
- a CDS encoding RNA-guided endonuclease InsQ/TnpB family protein, giving the protein MKRTNQFNVRPRSEKEREVFVRWLDASASLWNEANYARRQAFLEDDESVWDADTGSLEGKYKGILSSSVAQQIIRKNSEAWRSFLSLNEKYHAGTLDDRPSPPGYWGNEDDGRVLRTYVRNDQYTLEYGERSRLEVPIGSDLKDEYGFGYRERLRLEVAGDPKWSGEQGRLELVYDETADAFRAFQPVTVPDSRLDSPLASHKAALDVGANNLVACTTTTGQQLLYDGRDLFDEFRETTERIAHYQSLLDDQRKSSKRIERLYRKRTNRRDHAQDGLVRDLVERLYEEGVLTLYVGDIKDVLSTHWKARVNEKTHNFWAYRRFIDRLESVCEEYGIEVEQESEAWTSRTCPKCGEREETVRHEESLTCPCGFEGHADLVASESFLRQQNNAVGSMARPVYLKWNNHRWREDHSPPSIAVETTANEAYTDQSTASSGNIAHGDSDD